A section of the Phacochoerus africanus isolate WHEZ1 chromosome 4, ROS_Pafr_v1, whole genome shotgun sequence genome encodes:
- the LOC125124220 gene encoding olfactory receptor 2B11: protein MRSDNQSFWGDSPQAFILLGVSDRPWLELPLFVVLLVSYVLAMLGNIAIILVSHLDPQLHSPMYIFLSHLSFLDLCYTTTTVPQMLVNMGSSRKTISYSGCTVQYAIFHWLGCTECIVLAAMALDRYVAICEPLRYAIIMHHPLCRQLVVLAWLSGFGNSLIQVVLTVQLPFCGQQVLNNFFCEVPAMIKLSCADTAVNDTTLAVLVAFFVLVPLALILLSYGFIARAVLKIQSSKGRHKAFGTCSSHVVVVSLFYLPAIYMYLQPPSSYSQEQGKFISLFYSIITPTLNPFIYTLRNKDVKSALRRLLARIWRLCIR, encoded by the coding sequence ATGAGAAGTGACAATCAGAGCTTTTGGGGGGACTCTCCTCAGGCCTTCATCCTTCTGGGTGTTTCTGACAGGCCATGGCTGGAACTCCCTCTCTTTGTGGTCCTCCTTGTGTCCTATGTTCTGGCCATGTTGGGGAACATTGCCATCATCCTGGTGTCACACCTGGATCCCCAGCTCCACAGCCCCATGTACATCTTCCTCAGCCACCTCTCCTTCCTGGATCTCTGCTATACCACCACCACAGTCCCTCAGATGCTGGTCAACATGGGCAGCTCCAGGAAGACCATCAGCTACAGTGGCTGCACAGTACAGTATGCAATTTTCCACTGGTTGGGATGCACTGAATGCATTGTTTTGGCAGCTATGGCCCtagaccgctatgtggccatctgtgaGCCCCTCCGGTATGCTATCATCATGCACCACCCTCTTTGCCGGCAGCTTGTGGttttggcctggctcagtggctttgGCAACTCCCTCATTCAGGTAGTCCTCACAGTGCAGTTGCCCTTCTGTGGGCAACAGGTGCTAAACAACTTCTTCTGTGAGGTGCCAGCCATGATCAAGCTATCGTGTGCTGACACAGCTGTGAATGACACCACATTGGCTGTGCTGGTGGCCTTCTTTGTACTTGTTCCCCTAGCTCTAATCCTTCTGTCCTATGGTTTCATTGCCCGTGCAGTGCTGAAGATCCAATCCTCCAAGGGACGGCACAAGGCTTTTGGGACATGTTCTTCCCATGTGGTGGTGGTTTCCCTCTTTTACCTACCTGCCATATACATGTACCTGCAACCTCCTTCCAGCTACTCCCAAGAGCAGGGTAAATTTATCTCCCTCTTCTATTCCATAATCACCCCCACCCTCAATCCTTTCATCTATACTCTGAGGAATAAGGATGTGAAGAGTGCACTGAGAAGACTCCTGGCAAGGATCTGGAGGCTCTGCATAAGATGA